A stretch of DNA from Anaerobacillus isosaccharinicus:
TTCTTCAAATGCTGACAATCGAGAGCCTTTTTTTCGAGTAAAGGGACGGCGATTGAATTCATCTAATTTCTTCCAAACTTCCTCGTTCAATTCATCAATACTAAAGCAATGTGTATTTCTTAATGCTGCTATAATCCATGTAGAGATAACACCAACGGAACCTTCAACACTTGCTTTATCTTTCGGAGTACGAACACGTGCAGGCATAACGACTGTATTATAGTATTCTGCCATTTCTCTGTAGGTAGGATTCAAAATCAATTCACGTGTGGTATGTTTTGTTACACTCGTTTTTAGGTTATCCGGTACAACAATTTGTGTAGATCCTCCAAAATACTTATACGCACTATTGTGAGCATTAATCCATGACTGTGAATCCATTGATAAGCTTGCTTCCGCATAAGAGAATTGACTACAAGGCAAAGTCGCAACGAAAATATAGGCTTTAACCTTCTCCCCAGTATCTCTATCAATGATAAAAGATGTGGAACCTGCCCAGTCAACTTCCATTATTTCACCTGGTTTTCTGCGAATACGCAATGTAGCTTTGTACTTGTCAGCGTACCTGCTATAGTGCCGCAAAAAACTACGGTATGAGTACGGTATTTTTTGACTGGCTCGACATTCAGCTTCATACTCATGATGCAGAAGCGAAAGTGTCACATTAGGTTTGGCCAACTCTTCATGAATATAGTCAAAGTTCAATGGTTTTCGACCAGAAGCCTCCAAGCTCTTCTCTGGAAAAAGAAATTCCTCAATCCACTTATCCGTCATTTCTTCCTCTAATGGACAATCTAATCCTTTCTTTTCGGCTAGGGAAATAACCTCTGTTATTTTTTGGCGAGAGTGACCTGTACTGGCGGCAATGCCCCTAAGACTGATCCCCTCATCGTGCAATTCCAATATCTTTCGATAATGAATCATACAAAAATACCTCCTATATAAAAAATGGCACACTCGAAGGTGTGCTCACTAATTATACAAAAGGCAAACTGGTAAACAGCGTGGCATTTACTGGTACATTCTTTGTCATTAGATGGTAAGAACTATGTCACTGATGGTACATTTCGTTGGCTGTAATCAGTATAAAGCCTCAATTAAACAAAAAAACGACTTATATCCATGTATTTAGTGGGAAATTAAGTCGTTTTTTGATAGGTACTGTATTTTTAAGAAG
This window harbors:
- the istA gene encoding IS21 family transposase; this translates as MIHYRKILELHDEGISLRGIAASTGHSRQKITEVISLAEKKGLDCPLEEEMTDKWIEEFLFPEKSLEASGRKPLNFDYIHEELAKPNVTLSLLHHEYEAECRASQKIPYSYRSFLRHYSRYADKYKATLRIRRKPGEIMEVDWAGSTSFIIDRDTGEKVKAYIFVATLPCSQFSYAEASLSMDSQSWINAHNSAYKYFGGSTQIVVPDNLKTSVTKHTTRELILNPTYREMAEYYNTVVMPARVRTPKDKASVEGSVGVISTWIIAALRNTHCFSIDELNEEVWKKLDEFNRRPFTRKKGSRLSAFEEEEKFALSPLPIAHFKMSEWKKTKVRPDYHLSIESMFYSVPYEYINREVEVKLSDNLVEIFFNHMRVASHKRLYGKFGQSSTLRDHMPDNHKLYVDQTPETAIEWAESIGASTLSVIRYLLDTSQNEKQALQSIFSLKKSERNYTKYEIERACKMVVSMTKRPTVKSIQTILKNNKKSDAEQELKRQTDISKNNYGFTRGASYYGGTDK